A single region of the Candidatus Eisenbacteria bacterium genome encodes:
- a CDS encoding ATP-dependent 6-phosphofructokinase, with the protein MVDMPVHDAVSWPTAEELAVKMLGECGHRSPLAARDGHEPFVDEARRVLLCADTVDLARLGTPPRSFEPAGRRARIFFDPQALTCGVLTCGGLCPGLNNVVRAIVLRLAYDYRVPRIYGFRYGYAGLAHPDVHEPVLLDPEGVEHIHERGGTALGSSRGPQDLGRMVDTLVRLDVKLLFVIGGDGGLRGASALATEIARRDLPIGVVGVPKTIDNDLLWTWRSFGFETAVEAARSVLASAHEEARGAYNGIGLVKLMGRYAGFVAAHATLASGDVNFCLVPERPFVLEGPDGFLAALEARLAAKHHAVVVVAEGAGQELLSDGGVPARDASGNVKLKDVGTFLRDRLAAHFTERRIEATVRYIDPSYTIRSLPTNSFDAQLCLALGQHAVHAGMAGRTDLLVAVWNQRFVHVPIPIAVAAQRRLDPHGELWQRVLESTGQSL; encoded by the coding sequence ATGGTCGACATGCCGGTGCACGACGCCGTCTCCTGGCCGACGGCGGAGGAGCTGGCGGTGAAGATGCTCGGCGAGTGCGGACATCGCTCGCCGTTGGCGGCGCGGGACGGCCACGAGCCGTTCGTCGACGAGGCGCGCCGCGTGCTCCTGTGCGCCGACACCGTCGACCTTGCGCGACTCGGGACTCCTCCACGCTCGTTCGAGCCGGCCGGGCGGCGAGCCCGCATCTTCTTCGACCCGCAGGCGCTCACCTGCGGCGTCCTCACCTGCGGCGGCCTCTGCCCGGGGCTCAACAACGTCGTGCGCGCGATCGTGCTGCGGCTCGCCTACGACTACCGGGTTCCGCGCATCTACGGCTTCCGCTACGGCTACGCGGGCCTCGCCCATCCCGACGTGCACGAGCCGGTCCTTCTCGATCCCGAAGGTGTCGAGCACATCCACGAGCGTGGGGGCACGGCGCTCGGCTCGTCGCGCGGCCCGCAGGACCTCGGCCGGATGGTCGATACGCTCGTCCGCCTCGACGTGAAGCTCCTCTTCGTCATCGGGGGCGACGGCGGGCTGCGCGGGGCATCGGCGCTCGCCACCGAGATCGCGCGGCGCGACCTGCCGATCGGGGTCGTCGGCGTCCCGAAGACCATCGACAACGACCTGCTGTGGACCTGGCGCAGCTTCGGCTTCGAGACCGCGGTCGAGGCCGCACGCTCCGTGCTCGCGTCCGCGCACGAGGAAGCCCGCGGCGCCTACAACGGAATCGGGCTCGTGAAGCTGATGGGCCGCTACGCCGGGTTCGTGGCCGCGCACGCGACGCTGGCGAGCGGCGACGTGAATTTCTGCCTGGTGCCGGAACGTCCCTTCGTGCTCGAAGGGCCCGACGGCTTCCTTGCGGCGCTCGAGGCGCGCCTCGCGGCCAAGCACCACGCGGTGGTCGTCGTCGCAGAGGGCGCCGGGCAGGAGCTGCTGTCGGACGGAGGAGTCCCCGCGCGCGACGCGTCCGGCAACGTCAAGCTGAAGGACGTCGGCACGTTCCTTCGCGACCGGCTCGCCGCGCATTTCACCGAACGGCGCATCGAGGCCACCGTCCGATACATCGATCCGAGCTATACGATACGGAGTCTGCCGACGAACTCGTTCGATGCGCAGCTCTGCCTCGCGCTCGGGCAGCACGCCGTCCACGCCGGCATGGCGGGGCGAACCGACCTGCTGGTCGCCGTGTGGAACCAGCGCTTCGTGCACGTCCCCATCCCGATCGCCGTCGCCGCCCAGCGCCGGCTCGATCCGCACGGCGAGCTGTGGCAGCGCGTCCTCGAGTCGACCGGCCAGTCGCTCTGA
- a CDS encoding pyridoxamine 5'-phosphate oxidase family protein: MSIPVPLERLRAATLERGGTAYLLTVSDDGTPHAVHGAVRWDGDVLVTEVGRRTGANATARPSVSLLYPVRTEGDYSLIVDGTAVVENGKRVVITPTTAVLHRPAAVPDPSSPCAADCVPLLRTTRG; this comes from the coding sequence ATGAGCATTCCGGTGCCGCTCGAACGCCTGCGCGCCGCGACCCTGGAGCGCGGCGGTACCGCGTACCTGCTCACGGTCTCCGACGACGGCACCCCGCACGCGGTGCACGGCGCCGTACGCTGGGACGGCGACGTGCTCGTGACCGAGGTCGGGAGGCGGACAGGAGCCAACGCGACGGCGCGGCCGTCGGTATCGCTCCTCTATCCCGTGCGGACCGAGGGCGACTACAGCCTGATCGTCGACGGCACGGCGGTGGTCGAGAACGGCAAGCGCGTGGTGATCACGCCGACGACGGCGGTGCTGCACCGACCCGCGGCAGTCCCCGATCCGTCGTCGCCGTGCGCCGCGGACTGCGTCCCGCTGCTTCGCACGACGCGCGGCTGA
- a CDS encoding DUF3300 domain-containing protein: MRVQRHWYLTLVAFVALACANNRASLAQPQGATQELEHLVAPIALYPDPLIAQILPASTKPLEVMDAASALAQGRPSEATASQWDPSIQALLSYPTVLKMMNDKIDWTTRLGQAFISNQGGVMASIQAVRAQAKNAGNLSSNSYQTVQTQGSTIIIEPANPAYIYVPQYNPVAILEPAPYYAYAPLMTFGVGFAAGAATAYACDWGNYGSYGSVTINNNYHYNYSNDYNAYHSGYGSSGSYTAYHPQSGTYTGYNSRTGTYGAYNPSTGKYGTYNPSTGAYDKNGQTGTYHPPSSSGSYGASHSYDSSGWGGRSSWGGESGSGADAFHGLGGGGWGAQDASNRGWGSGGGRSYGGGGWGGGGGFGGGGGFGGGGFDRGGGGWGGGGFGGFRGGGFGGFRGGGRR; the protein is encoded by the coding sequence ATGAGAGTCCAGAGGCACTGGTACCTGACACTCGTTGCGTTCGTCGCGCTCGCGTGCGCCAACAACAGAGCATCGCTGGCGCAGCCGCAGGGCGCGACCCAGGAGCTCGAGCACCTCGTCGCGCCGATCGCGCTCTATCCGGACCCGCTGATTGCGCAGATCCTGCCCGCGTCGACGAAGCCGCTCGAGGTCATGGACGCCGCATCGGCGCTCGCCCAAGGACGACCGAGCGAAGCGACCGCGTCGCAGTGGGACCCGAGCATCCAGGCGCTGCTCTCCTATCCCACCGTCTTGAAGATGATGAACGACAAGATCGACTGGACGACGCGGCTCGGGCAGGCGTTCATCTCAAACCAGGGTGGCGTCATGGCGTCGATCCAGGCCGTACGGGCCCAGGCCAAGAACGCCGGCAACCTGAGCTCGAACAGCTACCAAACGGTGCAGACGCAGGGCAGCACGATCATCATCGAGCCGGCGAACCCCGCCTACATCTACGTGCCGCAGTACAACCCCGTCGCGATCCTCGAGCCGGCGCCCTACTACGCCTACGCCCCCCTCATGACGTTCGGCGTCGGCTTCGCGGCCGGCGCGGCCACTGCCTACGCGTGCGACTGGGGCAACTACGGGAGCTACGGCAGCGTCACGATCAACAACAACTACCACTACAACTATTCGAACGACTACAACGCGTACCACTCCGGCTACGGATCGTCGGGCTCCTACACCGCGTACCACCCGCAATCGGGCACCTACACGGGCTACAACTCCAGGACCGGAACCTACGGCGCGTACAATCCCTCGACCGGCAAGTACGGGACGTACAATCCGTCGACGGGCGCGTACGACAAGAACGGCCAGACCGGGACGTACCATCCGCCCTCGTCGAGCGGCAGCTACGGTGCGTCTCACAGCTACGATTCGAGCGGCTGGGGCGGGCGTTCCTCGTGGGGCGGCGAGAGCGGCTCCGGCGCTGATGCATTCCATGGCCTGGGTGGCGGCGGCTGGGGCGCGCAGGATGCGAGCAACCGTGGCTGGGGCAGCGGCGGCGGTCGGAGCTACGGCGGCGGTGGCTGGGGTGGTGGCGGGGGCTTTGGCGGCGGCGGAGGCTTCGGCGGCGGCGGTTTCGACCGCGGCGGCGGAGGCTGGGGCGGCGGCGGCTTCGGCGGCTTCCGTGGCGGCGGGTTTGGCGGGTTCCGCGGCGGCGGCCGGCGCTGA
- a CDS encoding DUF2950 domain-containing protein has translation MTTSRMNLHLAAPRAAVSLVALALWACATRGPAPASHPASGGEQHFSTPKAAVDALLAACRANDDAKIVAIFGEQAKGIIATGDAATDRERCQKLDEAAQQSMRLDPKGGALHLVVGTDDWTMPIPLVKDGKGWYFDTAEGMQEIRRRRIGADELEAITACRFYVHAQEDYARRTRGVYAQKLASSPGKKDGLYWPSKGTRDMSPLGPVAAVVEGTKGEHPHGTWRGYHFRILTRQGSAARGGAKTYVAGGRMTGGFALVAYPIVYGTSGIMTFVVGPDGQVYEKDLGEKTAELAGAITEYDPDGTWKRVGG, from the coding sequence ATGACGACTTCAAGGATGAACCTCCACCTCGCGGCTCCGCGCGCCGCCGTCTCGCTCGTCGCGCTCGCCCTGTGGGCATGCGCCACCCGCGGCCCTGCGCCCGCCTCGCATCCTGCGTCGGGAGGGGAGCAGCACTTCTCGACGCCGAAGGCTGCGGTCGACGCGCTGCTGGCGGCCTGCCGCGCGAACGACGACGCCAAGATCGTCGCCATCTTCGGCGAGCAGGCGAAGGGAATCATCGCCACGGGCGACGCCGCGACCGATCGCGAGCGCTGCCAGAAGCTGGACGAGGCCGCGCAGCAGTCGATGCGCCTCGATCCGAAGGGCGGCGCCCTGCACCTCGTCGTCGGCACGGACGACTGGACCATGCCCATTCCGCTCGTGAAGGACGGCAAGGGGTGGTACTTCGACACGGCCGAGGGCATGCAGGAGATTCGCCGGCGCCGGATCGGCGCCGACGAGCTGGAGGCCATCACCGCCTGCCGCTTCTACGTCCATGCGCAGGAGGACTACGCGCGCCGCACCCGCGGCGTCTATGCGCAGAAGCTCGCCAGCTCACCGGGCAAGAAGGACGGTCTCTACTGGCCCTCCAAAGGCACGCGCGACATGAGCCCGCTCGGCCCCGTCGCCGCCGTGGTCGAAGGCACGAAGGGTGAGCACCCGCACGGCACGTGGCGTGGCTACCACTTCCGCATTCTCACCCGGCAGGGAAGCGCCGCGCGGGGTGGAGCGAAGACCTATGTCGCCGGCGGCCGCATGACCGGCGGCTTCGCGCTCGTCGCCTATCCGATCGTCTATGGGACGTCGGGCATCATGACGTTCGTCGTGGGTCCGGACGGCCAGGTCTACGAGAAGGATCTCGGCGAGAAGACCGCCGAGCTCGCGGGCGCGATCACGGAGTACGATCCCGACGGCACGTGGAAGCGCGTGGGCGGGTGA
- a CDS encoding BON domain-containing protein, with protein sequence MMTSHKSILASAFLTALAAVWCTGCPQMAIVQGATMVAGAAADDRTLDQQAADLDVKSTVEGALLNTNATLAAKVNVDVYLGRIMLTGVVGSWDARRQAVDITRQAAPGHEIFDDMEVAIGNSIADSATDFAVNKDLGVNLLADEGLASQSFQHRVVNGTAFIMGQAQTEAQIDEARRAALQTPGINRVVTHILLR encoded by the coding sequence ATGATGACATCCCACAAGTCGATCCTCGCCTCCGCCTTCCTCACCGCCCTCGCTGCGGTCTGGTGCACCGGATGTCCGCAGATGGCCATCGTGCAGGGGGCGACCATGGTCGCCGGCGCCGCCGCCGACGACCGCACGCTCGACCAGCAGGCCGCCGATCTCGACGTGAAGAGCACCGTCGAGGGCGCGCTGCTCAACACGAACGCCACGCTCGCCGCCAAGGTGAACGTCGACGTCTACCTGGGTCGCATCATGCTGACGGGCGTGGTCGGGAGCTGGGACGCGCGCCGGCAGGCCGTCGACATCACCCGGCAGGCCGCGCCCGGTCACGAGATCTTCGACGACATGGAGGTGGCGATCGGCAACAGCATCGCCGACTCGGCGACCGATTTCGCCGTCAACAAGGACCTGGGCGTGAACCTCCTCGCCGACGAGGGGCTCGCCTCACAGAGCTTCCAGCACCGGGTCGTCAACGGCACCGCCTTCATCATGGGCCAGGCACAGACGGAGGCCCAGATCGACGAAGCCCGGCGCGCGGCGCTGCAGACGCCCGGCATCAACCGGGTCGTGACGCACATCCTGTTGCGGTGA
- a CDS encoding TerB family tellurite resistance protein, producing MDPNPTTGQPTLRHAIARLVAAMMVADRRLATEEIHEATRLDQIGLGPLSPLVAEELQRATRMPVDVGEACRALSGTGPALIGTVLSVLAGVAASDGAVDDDERRVFTAIAERLGAGMREIRDYLGPSEPTGDTGTAATAAATRRAVARDDEGASALRALGLGTASNATDVDAAYLRLVEQFDPTKVAPLGADFVVLAVHKLAALTELYGAARRAANG from the coding sequence ATGGACCCGAATCCAACGACAGGCCAGCCGACGCTCCGCCACGCGATTGCGCGGCTCGTCGCCGCCATGATGGTCGCGGATCGACGGCTTGCGACCGAGGAGATCCACGAGGCCACCCGCCTCGACCAGATCGGCCTCGGGCCGTTGAGCCCACTCGTAGCCGAGGAGCTGCAGCGGGCCACCCGGATGCCGGTCGACGTCGGCGAGGCATGCCGCGCGCTCTCGGGTACCGGTCCAGCTCTCATCGGGACGGTGCTCTCGGTGCTCGCGGGCGTGGCCGCGAGCGACGGCGCCGTCGACGACGACGAGCGCCGCGTCTTTACCGCCATCGCCGAGCGGCTCGGCGCGGGCATGCGGGAGATCCGCGACTACCTGGGACCGAGCGAGCCGACCGGCGACACCGGCACGGCCGCCACGGCGGCTGCGACACGCCGCGCGGTTGCGCGGGATGACGAAGGTGCGAGCGCCCTCCGAGCCCTTGGGCTCGGCACCGCGTCGAATGCGACCGACGTCGATGCAGCCTATCTTCGGCTCGTCGAGCAATTCGACCCGACGAAGGTGGCGCCACTCGGCGCGGACTTCGTGGTGCTCGCCGTGCACAAGCTCGCGGCGCTCACCGAGCTGTACGGGGCGGCTCGCCGCGCGGCCAACGGCTAG
- the polX gene encoding DNA polymerase/3'-5' exonuclease PolX gives MKNFEIARLFDLMADVLELREENVFRIRAYRRAAQSLESLREDVQTLARDDRLDEIPGIGADLAGKIAEYLQTGHVRDIERATKKIPAGVVALMNVPGIGPKMAMRLHEKGITGIDRLEKAARAGRLRGLPGIQAKTEQSILRGIALVRSGEARMLLGRALPIGRTIVEALRRTRGVKQITLAGSVRRGRETVGDIDVLVTSDRPAAVMDAFVALPDVAEILEKGATKGSIRHREGIQVDLRVMEPASFGAALVYFTGSKQHNIRIREMAVRRHLKINEYGVFREKSGARVAGATEEEVYSAVGLPWIPPELREDAGEIEAALARRLPALVTLDEVRGDLHCHTKASDGRATIEELVGAARERGYEYVAITDHSRSARVAGGLSLPEIRTHAARVRAVARTSRGINVLAGVECDIMPDGSMDYPDEVLGQLDVVVAAVHARFKQPGPEMTRRLCRALENPNVDVLAHPSGRLLGERDAYAFDLERVLDTAKRHDKAIEINAYPTRLDLNAVQARRAHERGVLLAIDTDAHMVDHLASMELGVMTARRGWVQPAGVINTWPVKKLRAWLARHRG, from the coding sequence ATGAAGAACTTCGAGATCGCGCGCCTCTTCGACCTGATGGCCGACGTGCTCGAGCTGCGCGAGGAAAACGTCTTCCGGATCCGGGCATATCGGCGCGCCGCACAGAGCCTCGAATCGCTCCGCGAGGACGTACAGACGCTCGCACGGGACGATCGCCTCGACGAGATCCCGGGCATCGGCGCCGACCTGGCCGGCAAGATCGCCGAGTACCTCCAGACCGGCCACGTGCGCGACATCGAGCGGGCCACGAAGAAGATCCCGGCCGGCGTGGTGGCGCTCATGAACGTACCCGGCATCGGGCCCAAGATGGCGATGCGGCTTCACGAGAAGGGCATCACGGGCATCGATCGCCTCGAGAAGGCCGCCCGTGCGGGCCGGCTGCGCGGGCTGCCGGGCATCCAGGCCAAGACCGAGCAGAGCATCCTGCGCGGCATCGCGCTGGTGCGCAGCGGCGAGGCGCGCATGCTGCTCGGCCGCGCGCTTCCGATCGGCAGGACGATCGTCGAAGCGCTACGGCGCACCCGCGGCGTGAAGCAGATCACCCTCGCCGGGTCCGTGCGGCGCGGTCGCGAAACCGTCGGCGACATCGACGTGCTCGTCACGTCCGATCGCCCCGCCGCCGTGATGGACGCCTTCGTCGCGCTGCCGGACGTCGCCGAGATCCTCGAGAAGGGTGCGACCAAAGGATCCATCCGGCATCGCGAAGGCATCCAGGTCGACCTCCGCGTGATGGAGCCGGCGTCGTTCGGCGCTGCGCTCGTCTACTTCACCGGGTCGAAGCAGCACAACATCCGGATTCGCGAGATGGCGGTGCGGAGGCATCTCAAGATCAACGAGTACGGCGTGTTCCGCGAGAAGAGCGGCGCGCGCGTGGCGGGCGCGACCGAGGAGGAGGTCTACAGCGCCGTCGGGCTGCCGTGGATCCCGCCGGAGCTGCGTGAGGACGCGGGCGAGATCGAGGCCGCGCTCGCGCGCCGTCTGCCCGCGCTCGTCACGCTCGACGAGGTGCGCGGCGACCTGCATTGCCACACGAAGGCCTCCGACGGCCGCGCGACGATCGAGGAGCTGGTCGGCGCAGCGCGGGAGCGCGGCTACGAGTACGTGGCCATCACCGATCACAGCCGCTCCGCGCGTGTCGCCGGCGGACTCTCCCTTCCGGAGATCCGTACGCATGCCGCCAGAGTCCGCGCCGTCGCCCGAACCTCGCGCGGGATCAACGTGCTCGCCGGAGTCGAGTGCGACATCATGCCGGACGGGTCGATGGATTATCCGGACGAGGTGCTCGGCCAGCTCGACGTGGTGGTCGCGGCCGTGCACGCCCGCTTCAAGCAGCCGGGACCGGAGATGACGCGGCGACTCTGCCGCGCGCTCGAGAACCCGAACGTCGACGTGCTCGCGCATCCGTCCGGCCGCCTCCTCGGCGAACGCGACGCATACGCCTTCGACCTCGAGAGGGTCCTGGACACCGCCAAGCGGCACGACAAGGCGATCGAGATCAACGCCTATCCGACGCGACTCGACCTGAACGCCGTGCAGGCCCGCCGCGCGCACGAGCGCGGCGTCCTGCTCGCGATCGACACCGACGCCCACATGGTCGACCATCTCGCCTCGATGGAGCTCGGCGTCATGACCGCGCGCCGCGGATGGGTGCAGCCGGCGGGCGTCATCAATACCTGGCCGGTGAAGAAGCTCCGCGCATGGCTCGCACGGCACCGAGGATGA
- a CDS encoding metal ABC transporter permease: MPASALVLSIAMAVAAGLVGSFAVMRRMTLAADAISHVALPGIGLALAFGVHPALGAAAALGLGAVLIWTLESRTRIATETLIGVVFSTALAVGSILASGDELIDALLGSPGALTQGELAIGLAGAIAVVVFVLVARHRLLVALVSPDIARTAGVDVRRLDLIYLFAFALTVALGLRYLGVLLMGSLIIIPAATAKYLARSLRGMLTTAALVAVFATVAGDALATRFDRPTGPLIVMAAAGVFAVSLIARRAP, from the coding sequence ATGCCGGCTAGCGCGCTCGTGCTCTCGATCGCGATGGCCGTCGCGGCCGGGCTCGTCGGGAGCTTCGCGGTGATGCGTCGCATGACGCTCGCCGCGGATGCGATCTCGCACGTCGCGTTGCCGGGGATCGGTCTCGCGCTGGCGTTCGGCGTGCATCCTGCGCTCGGTGCCGCCGCGGCGCTCGGCCTCGGCGCCGTTCTCATCTGGACGCTCGAGAGTCGAACGCGGATCGCGACCGAGACGTTGATCGGTGTCGTCTTCTCGACGGCGCTCGCGGTGGGCAGCATCCTCGCCTCGGGTGACGAGCTGATCGATGCGCTTCTCGGCTCGCCGGGTGCCCTGACGCAAGGGGAGCTCGCCATCGGCCTCGCAGGTGCCATCGCCGTGGTGGTTTTCGTTCTCGTGGCACGTCACCGGCTCCTCGTCGCGCTCGTGTCGCCCGACATCGCGCGCACCGCGGGGGTCGACGTCCGCCGCCTCGATCTGATCTACCTGTTCGCATTCGCGCTCACCGTGGCGCTCGGGCTCCGCTACCTGGGCGTCCTGCTGATGGGGTCGCTGATCATCATCCCGGCGGCCACGGCGAAGTATCTGGCGCGGAGCCTCCGCGGCATGCTCACGACCGCGGCCCTGGTGGCGGTATTCGCCACGGTCGCGGGCGACGCGCTCGCAACCCGCTTCGACCGTCCCACGGGCCCGCTGATCGTGATGGCGGCGGCCGGGGTGTTCGCCGTGAGTTTGATCGCTCGGCGCGCGCCGTGA
- a CDS encoding metal ABC transporter ATP-binding protein, protein MEVVLRVEHLSVAFGGTPVLDDLSFAVPQGSTLAVIGPNGSGKTVLFRALVGAVPYRGALEWAPGTRVGYVPQKLDIERDLPITGLDFLRAKLALSRAGRDELADALDLVGLPVASATRPIGTLSGGQFQRLLLAFALIGRPTVLLFDEPTAGVDEPGGERIYATIRRLQERRGLTLMLISHELSIVYRHASSVLCLGRGRPCLGAPRDVLTPEKMAEMYGAPVKFHLHDDAG, encoded by the coding sequence GTGGAGGTCGTTCTGCGAGTCGAGCATCTGTCGGTAGCCTTCGGAGGGACTCCCGTCCTCGACGACCTCAGCTTCGCGGTGCCGCAGGGAAGCACCCTCGCCGTGATCGGTCCGAACGGCTCGGGAAAGACGGTGCTCTTCCGCGCGCTCGTGGGCGCGGTGCCATATCGCGGAGCCCTCGAGTGGGCGCCTGGCACGCGGGTCGGGTACGTGCCACAGAAGCTCGACATCGAGCGCGACCTGCCGATCACGGGTCTCGATTTCCTGCGCGCGAAGTTGGCGCTCTCGCGGGCCGGCCGGGACGAGCTCGCGGACGCGCTCGATCTCGTCGGGCTGCCGGTCGCGAGCGCGACGCGTCCGATCGGCACGCTCTCGGGTGGGCAATTCCAGCGGCTGCTGTTGGCCTTCGCGCTCATCGGGCGGCCGACGGTGCTGCTCTTCGACGAGCCCACCGCCGGAGTCGACGAGCCGGGTGGAGAGCGCATCTACGCCACCATCCGCCGGCTGCAGGAGCGCAGGGGGCTGACGTTGATGCTGATCTCGCACGAGCTCAGCATCGTCTATCGGCATGCCTCCAGCGTGCTCTGTCTCGGCCGTGGTCGCCCGTGCCTGGGTGCGCCGCGCGACGTGCTCACGCCCGAGAAGATGGCCGAGATGTACGGCGCGCCCGTCAAGTTCCACCTGCACGACGATGCCGGCTAG